The proteins below come from a single Cupriavidus sp. WKF15 genomic window:
- a CDS encoding porin translates to MKFNELALACAATLPALACAQSVTLYGVVDTGVEYVNRIGASNNSVVRMSSLSGTVPSRWGLRTTEDLGGGLKANAVLESGFSPDSGVSNQGGRLFGRQAWVGLSGSWGQISLGRQYTMLFWSMLDSDVLGPNTFGSGSLDTYIPNARADNAIAYKGKFGALTIGATYSFGRDAVNAGPSPAGTNCAGENPADHSACREWSAMVQYETSRFGVAAAYDVLRGGSGAFAGLNTSEKSDQRLSLSAYALLDKTRVGVGWLRRDNEGSPAGLSDLWYAGASHDLTPAINVAGQIYYLRYHGNGNRAMLYALRGTYNFSKRTLVYATAGYINNDGQLALSVSSGSAGANPLPGASQLGAMVGIKHVF, encoded by the coding sequence ATGAAGTTTAATGAACTGGCGCTGGCATGCGCCGCGACCTTGCCTGCGCTCGCCTGCGCGCAATCCGTAACGCTTTATGGCGTAGTCGATACGGGCGTCGAATACGTAAATCGCATCGGTGCCAGCAATAACAGCGTCGTCCGCATGAGTTCGCTGTCTGGCACCGTACCATCACGCTGGGGCTTGCGTACCACCGAAGATCTCGGCGGCGGACTGAAGGCAAACGCCGTGCTTGAATCCGGCTTCTCGCCCGACTCGGGAGTCAGCAACCAGGGAGGGCGCCTGTTCGGACGCCAAGCGTGGGTCGGCCTGTCGGGTAGCTGGGGACAGATATCGCTTGGTCGCCAGTACACCATGCTGTTTTGGTCGATGCTCGACTCGGACGTCCTCGGCCCGAATACATTCGGCTCCGGCTCACTCGATACCTACATTCCCAACGCACGCGCCGACAATGCAATTGCCTACAAGGGAAAGTTCGGAGCCCTGACAATTGGCGCGACATACAGCTTCGGCCGCGACGCAGTGAACGCAGGACCGAGCCCGGCGGGCACAAACTGTGCGGGTGAGAACCCGGCAGACCATTCGGCCTGCCGAGAGTGGTCGGCAATGGTGCAGTACGAGACCAGTCGATTCGGCGTGGCCGCGGCCTATGACGTCCTTCGTGGCGGATCGGGAGCATTCGCCGGACTGAACACCAGTGAGAAGTCCGACCAACGTTTGTCGCTCAGTGCGTATGCACTTTTGGACAAAACCAGGGTTGGTGTGGGCTGGCTGCGCCGCGACAATGAAGGCAGCCCCGCAGGGTTGAGCGACCTCTGGTACGCCGGCGCCTCCCATGACCTGACACCAGCCATCAATGTAGCCGGCCAGATTTACTACCTGCGCTATCACGGAAATGGCAACAGGGCGATGCTGTACGCGCTGCGCGGCACCTACAACTTTTCCAAACGCACATTGGTCTATGCCACGGCAGGTTACATCAACAACGATGGCCAGTTGGCGCTGTCCGTCAGCAGCGGATCGGCCGGGGCCAATCCGCTGCCGGGTGCCTCGCAACTCGGGGCGATGGTCGGCATCAAGCATGTCTTCTGA
- the maiA gene encoding maleylacetoacetate isomerase: protein MDLYNFFNSSAAYRVRIAMALKGILWNHIGVNLRAGEQSRPAYQAHNPNRLVPTLLDGGQTITQSLAIIDYLDRTWPVPRLIPAEGPARIRVMEIALMIACDMHPLNNMRVQQYLSARVGIADADKSEWVAHWLTTGFSALEQWLPADGGWGVGDAPTLADCCLVPQVANALRAGFSLDPFPCVRRTYEHCMRHEAFRVAAPNAQPDYIATH, encoded by the coding sequence ATGGATTTGTACAACTTCTTCAACAGCTCCGCGGCGTACCGGGTTCGCATTGCCATGGCGCTGAAGGGAATCCTCTGGAACCATATCGGCGTGAACCTGCGCGCCGGCGAGCAGAGCCGGCCTGCGTATCAGGCACACAACCCGAATCGGCTGGTGCCGACGCTGCTCGACGGCGGGCAAACCATCACGCAGTCCCTGGCGATCATCGACTATCTCGATCGCACTTGGCCAGTGCCGCGCTTGATTCCCGCTGAGGGGCCGGCGCGCATACGCGTAATGGAGATTGCACTGATGATCGCATGTGACATGCATCCGCTGAACAATATGCGCGTGCAGCAGTACCTGAGCGCCCGTGTGGGGATTGCCGATGCCGACAAGTCGGAATGGGTGGCGCATTGGCTCACCACTGGCTTCAGCGCGTTGGAACAATGGCTGCCTGCGGACGGCGGCTGGGGCGTTGGGGACGCACCCACGCTGGCCGACTGTTGCCTGGTGCCGCAAGTCGCCAACGCACTGCGTGCAGGGTTCAGCCTCGATCCTTTTCCATGTGTACGTCGTACCTACGAGCACTGCATGCGTCACGAGGCCTTCCGGGTGGCGGCGCCAAACGCGCAGCCCGACTACATCGCCACCCACTGA
- a CDS encoding fumarylacetoacetate hydrolase family protein: MTLTVPPIPAVTIPVTGKNGLFPVRRIYCVGRNYAAHVREMGMDPSREAPFFFCKPTDAIVVAPVGAGAQIAYPLATEQFHFEIELVAAIGRPGRNVSVEHANSHIWGYGVGIDMTRRDLQIAARDRGRPWEPGKAFDQSAPVSLLHPASEVGHPAAGDIWLQVNGQDRQRSNLDKLIWSVPEIVANLSTLFELQPGDLIFTGTPEGVGPVHSGEVMLGGITGLTDIEVRVA; the protein is encoded by the coding sequence ATGACACTCACTGTTCCTCCCATTCCCGCCGTCACGATTCCCGTGACTGGTAAAAATGGACTGTTTCCCGTCCGCCGGATCTACTGTGTTGGCCGCAACTACGCCGCGCATGTGCGCGAGATGGGCATGGACCCAAGCCGGGAAGCGCCGTTCTTCTTCTGCAAGCCTACGGATGCAATCGTGGTCGCCCCGGTGGGTGCCGGCGCGCAGATTGCCTATCCGCTCGCGACCGAGCAGTTCCATTTTGAGATCGAACTTGTAGCCGCAATTGGCCGCCCGGGGCGGAACGTATCCGTCGAACACGCCAATTCGCACATCTGGGGTTATGGGGTCGGCATCGACATGACACGTCGCGATCTGCAGATCGCGGCGCGCGACCGCGGCCGCCCTTGGGAGCCAGGCAAGGCCTTCGATCAGTCCGCGCCAGTTTCGCTGTTGCATCCCGCCAGCGAGGTCGGTCACCCAGCCGCCGGCGACATCTGGCTGCAGGTCAATGGCCAGGACCGCCAGCGCAGCAACCTGGACAAGCTGATCTGGTCGGTACCCGAGATCGTCGCCAATCTGTCGACGCTTTTCGAACTACAGCCCGGTGATCTTATTTTCACCGGCACGCCCGAAGGTGTCGGGCCGGTACACAGTGGTGAAGTCATGCTGGGCGGCATCACCGGGCTCACCGATATCGAGGTACGCGTTGCATAA